Proteins from one Streptosporangium becharense genomic window:
- a CDS encoding aldo/keto reductase, producing MITLPPLGLGTAPIGGLFREVTEQDAAATVEAAVREGVTYFDTAPRYGHGLAEERLGRTVRAAGVADPVISTKTGWLLRPGEKVVTDWTERGIRESLESSLERLQRSFVDILYLHDPDDYPEEVRRTAYPAVRRLRDEGLVGAIGFGMNHSGPLAAYVAEFDVDVVLIAGRFSLLDHDALGTLLPLCRRRGTAVVVGGVFNTGLLADPHPGAMFDYRPVPGEVLARAERCRAICAEFGVPLSAAAIQFPFLHPAVRSVVVGCRSAAEVTGNAESLRLEIPPELWHRLAGAGFVPPELLEA from the coding sequence ATGATCACGTTGCCGCCGCTGGGACTCGGCACCGCCCCCATCGGAGGGCTGTTCCGGGAGGTGACCGAACAGGACGCGGCCGCGACGGTGGAGGCCGCCGTGCGGGAAGGCGTCACCTACTTCGACACCGCCCCGCGCTACGGCCACGGCCTGGCCGAGGAGCGGCTCGGCCGGACGGTGCGGGCCGCGGGCGTCGCCGACCCGGTGATCTCCACGAAGACCGGATGGCTGCTGCGGCCGGGGGAGAAGGTGGTCACGGACTGGACCGAGCGCGGGATCCGCGAGTCGCTGGAGTCGAGCCTGGAGCGCCTGCAACGCTCCTTTGTCGACATCCTCTACCTGCACGATCCCGATGACTACCCGGAGGAGGTGCGGCGCACCGCCTATCCGGCCGTCCGCAGGCTCCGTGACGAGGGTCTGGTGGGCGCCATCGGCTTCGGCATGAACCACAGCGGTCCGCTGGCCGCGTACGTGGCGGAGTTCGACGTGGACGTCGTGCTCATCGCGGGGCGTTTCTCCCTGCTCGACCACGACGCGCTGGGAACGCTGCTGCCGCTGTGCCGCAGAAGGGGCACCGCGGTGGTCGTGGGCGGCGTGTTCAACACCGGCCTGCTGGCCGACCCCCACCCGGGCGCCATGTTCGACTACCGCCCGGTGCCGGGGGAGGTGCTCGCCCGCGCCGAGCGCTGCCGGGCGATCTGCGCCGAGTTCGGGGTCCCGCTGTCCGCGGCGGCGATCCAGTTCCCGTTCCTGCATCCGGCCGTGCGCTCCGTCGTCGTGGGCTGCCGGTCGGCGGCCGAGGTGACGGGGAACGCGGAGTCACTGCGGCTGGAGATCCCCCCCGAGCTGTGGCACCGGCTCGCCGGAGCGGGTTTCGTCCCGCCGGAGCTGCTGGAGGCGTAG
- a CDS encoding amidohydrolase family protein translates to MIDCHAHLWDPSGGYPWIRPGSPHFTTFTVDDLAASGAGLELSGTILVEASRGDAGEILLLRDLRLRHPDLILGYVGNLNVHADLPPSSFRELMGETRPNGMRLGGASWEATPASARALIPVLADLGAALELNLHVDALRAAAEVAGRHPALTVIVDHLGNPANLLTGDVSGWREQVRRAARVPNVIMKISGLLTQQHGVPHKRVAELAGHAVESFGPDRCVVGSDWPICLPRGSRADSLRLSERGLAGLTADERARVLTATASRVYNLDGAG, encoded by the coding sequence GTGATCGACTGCCATGCCCATCTGTGGGACCCCAGCGGTGGATACCCGTGGATCAGGCCCGGCTCACCGCATTTCACGACGTTCACCGTCGACGACCTGGCCGCGTCCGGGGCCGGGCTGGAGCTGAGCGGGACGATCCTGGTCGAGGCCTCACGCGGGGACGCCGGTGAGATCCTCCTCCTCCGCGACCTGCGCCTGCGTCACCCGGACCTGATCCTCGGGTACGTCGGGAACCTCAACGTCCACGCGGACCTCCCGCCGTCCAGCTTCCGGGAGCTCATGGGCGAGACCCGGCCCAACGGGATGCGCCTGGGCGGCGCCTCGTGGGAGGCCACGCCCGCCTCGGCCCGGGCGCTCATCCCCGTACTGGCCGACCTCGGGGCCGCGCTCGAACTCAACCTCCACGTGGACGCGCTCCGGGCCGCGGCCGAGGTCGCCGGTCGCCACCCCGCGCTGACCGTGATCGTCGATCACCTCGGCAACCCGGCGAACCTCCTGACCGGCGACGTCTCCGGCTGGCGTGAGCAGGTCCGGCGCGCGGCCCGGGTGCCGAACGTGATCATGAAGATCTCCGGCCTCCTCACCCAGCAGCACGGCGTACCGCACAAGCGGGTGGCCGAACTGGCCGGCCACGCGGTCGAGTCGTTCGGCCCCGACCGTTGCGTGGTCGGCTCCGACTGGCCGATCTGCCTGCCCCGGGGATCGCGGGCCGACTCGCTGCGCCTGTCCGAACGCGGGCTCGCCGGGCTCACGGCCGACGAGCGCGCACGCGTGCTGACGGCGACCGCCTCGCGCGTCTACAACCTGGACGGCGCCGGTTGA
- a CDS encoding acetylxylan esterase: MAHFDLPQEQLEQYLPVLPEPADFDAFWAKTLTESRGFDLATTVEPVANGLATIDTFDVTFAGFGGHPVKGWLHLPATKSGPLPAVVEYLGYGSGRGVPHEKRLWACAGYAHFVMDTRGQGAGTPDPDPASGDIAAPGFLTRGVLDPDRYFYRRVFTDAVRAVEAVRAHPAVDPDRVTVTGTSQGGGIALAVAGLVPDLVAVMPDVPFLCHFPRATTFTDQPPYVEVTRFVKLHREHTATVMRTLSYFDGVTLARRANAPTLFSVGLMDRICPPSTVYAAFNHYGALCELPPESKQISVYPFNDHEGGGPDHEVVKLAWLARRLESPSIPAKR; encoded by the coding sequence ATGGCTCATTTCGACCTGCCCCAGGAACAGCTCGAGCAGTACCTGCCGGTCCTGCCGGAGCCGGCGGACTTCGACGCGTTCTGGGCGAAGACCCTCACCGAGAGCCGCGGTTTCGACCTCGCGACGACGGTCGAGCCGGTGGCGAACGGGCTCGCGACGATCGACACCTTCGACGTCACGTTCGCGGGTTTCGGTGGCCACCCCGTCAAGGGATGGCTGCACCTGCCGGCGACCAAGAGCGGCCCCCTTCCCGCCGTCGTGGAGTATCTGGGGTACGGCAGCGGCCGCGGCGTGCCGCACGAGAAGAGACTCTGGGCGTGCGCGGGCTACGCGCACTTCGTCATGGACACCCGCGGCCAGGGAGCCGGGACGCCCGACCCCGACCCCGCGAGCGGTGACATCGCGGCCCCCGGATTCCTGACCCGCGGCGTCCTCGACCCCGACCGCTACTTCTACCGCCGCGTGTTCACCGACGCGGTGCGCGCCGTCGAGGCGGTGCGCGCACACCCGGCCGTGGATCCGGACAGGGTCACGGTCACCGGAACCAGCCAGGGCGGCGGCATCGCCCTCGCGGTGGCCGGGCTCGTGCCCGACCTCGTGGCGGTCATGCCGGACGTGCCGTTCCTCTGCCACTTCCCGCGCGCGACCACGTTCACCGACCAGCCGCCCTACGTCGAGGTCACCAGGTTCGTGAAACTCCATCGCGAGCACACGGCGACCGTCATGCGCACCCTGTCGTACTTCGACGGCGTGACGCTCGCGCGGCGGGCCAACGCGCCGACGCTCTTCTCCGTCGGCCTCATGGACCGCATCTGCCCGCCCTCGACCGTGTACGCGGCGTTCAACCACTACGGCGCGCTCTGCGAGCTCCCCCCGGAGAGCAAGCAGATCAGCGTGTACCCGTTCAACGACCACGAGGGCGGCGGACCGGACCACGAGGTCGTCAAGCTCGCCTGGCTGGCCCGACGGCTGGAGTCTCCATCGATACCTGCTAAGCGATGA
- a CDS encoding GntR family transcriptional regulator: MASTRQASGFASTLATNKDRFRNTLISDQVYELLRQAIVEGDLAPNERVVESEIARRLGVSQAPVREAVKQLAREGLLMHVPRRGNFVVEISTQDAEYARQVREPLERLAAQLAAERITDDDLRELDELVGQMHRATAANDVSAFRDADIAFHTRVSQIAGNPFLTRMWEVLEPSLRALRAIADPLFEGDWHAMADEHGRLVSMLRDGDGAAAAEAFADHAAGRAPVPDRRVEKKPGRTSGG; this comes from the coding sequence ATGGCATCGACACGGCAAGCGAGTGGCTTCGCCTCCACGCTGGCCACCAACAAGGACCGGTTCCGCAACACCCTGATCTCCGATCAGGTCTACGAGTTGCTGCGCCAGGCCATCGTCGAGGGCGACCTCGCGCCGAACGAGCGAGTGGTGGAGTCGGAGATCGCACGTCGTCTCGGTGTGAGTCAAGCGCCGGTTCGTGAAGCGGTCAAGCAGCTGGCCCGCGAGGGCCTGCTCATGCACGTGCCGAGACGCGGCAACTTCGTCGTCGAGATCTCCACACAGGACGCCGAGTACGCCCGCCAGGTGCGCGAACCGCTCGAACGGCTGGCCGCCCAGCTCGCCGCCGAGCGCATCACCGACGACGACCTCCGCGAACTCGACGAGCTCGTCGGCCAGATGCACCGGGCGACGGCGGCCAACGACGTCAGCGCGTTCCGCGACGCCGACATAGCCTTCCACACCCGGGTCAGCCAGATCGCGGGAAACCCGTTCCTGACCCGGATGTGGGAGGTCCTGGAGCCGAGCCTGCGCGCGCTCCGCGCCATCGCCGACCCCCTCTTCGAGGGAGACTGGCACGCGATGGCCGACGAGCACGGGCGCCTGGTCTCGATGCTGCGCGACGGCGACGGCGCCGCGGCTGCCGAGGCGTTCGCGGACCACGCCGCGGGCCGTGCCCCGGTCCCGGACCGTCGCGTCGAGAAGAAACCCGGACGGACGAGCGGCGGATAG
- a CDS encoding epoxide hydrolase family protein — MTEQRQGVRPFRIDIPQAHLDDLAARLAGTRWPDELPGVGWRRGVPLGYLRELAEYWRTGYDWRTHEAAINEHPQYLATVDGQTVHFLHVRSPEPDATPLVLLHGWPGGITDFLDVIGPLSDPRTHGGDPETAFHLVIPSLPGFGFSTPLAGPGMDAARMARVLVELMSRLGYERYGVQGYDTGAWVAPRMGAQAPDRVCGVHVNALLTFPAGQDGEMDGLSEVERRRWQAMQDFNDGYLQCNSKRPQTVAYALHDSPVGQLAWIVEKFKELTDPADGLPEDSVDRDRILTDVSLYWFTGTAGSAAQIYYEEISANTWGETAADRDEGTGDGTAEDAGESTGGGAEDGAGWDEGNGGWSALRGTVPTGVLVSVHDVTVRRWAERDHNVVHWTELDRGGHFLAMEAPDLLVDDVREFFRKVR, encoded by the coding sequence GTGACAGAGCAGCGACAGGGCGTCCGCCCTTTCCGGATCGACATCCCCCAGGCTCACCTCGACGACCTGGCCGCCCGGCTGGCCGGCACCCGCTGGCCCGACGAACTGCCGGGCGTCGGCTGGCGGCGGGGGGTGCCCCTGGGATACCTCAGGGAGCTCGCCGAGTACTGGCGCACCGGCTACGACTGGCGGACGCACGAGGCGGCGATCAACGAGCATCCGCAGTACCTCGCCACCGTCGACGGGCAGACCGTCCACTTCCTGCATGTGCGCTCACCCGAGCCCGACGCCACGCCTCTGGTGCTGCTGCACGGCTGGCCGGGTGGGATCACCGACTTCCTCGACGTGATCGGCCCGCTGTCGGACCCCCGGACGCACGGCGGAGACCCGGAGACCGCCTTCCACCTGGTGATCCCGTCGTTGCCCGGGTTCGGGTTCTCCACGCCGCTGGCCGGGCCGGGCATGGACGCGGCCCGGATGGCCCGGGTGCTCGTGGAGCTGATGTCCCGGCTCGGATACGAGCGGTACGGCGTCCAGGGCTACGACACCGGCGCGTGGGTCGCCCCCCGGATGGGTGCGCAGGCCCCCGACCGCGTCTGCGGTGTCCACGTCAACGCCCTGCTCACCTTCCCCGCCGGGCAGGACGGTGAAATGGACGGCCTGTCCGAGGTCGAGCGGCGCCGCTGGCAGGCGATGCAGGACTTCAACGACGGTTACCTGCAGTGCAACTCCAAACGGCCGCAGACGGTGGCGTACGCGCTGCACGACTCGCCCGTCGGTCAGCTCGCCTGGATCGTGGAGAAGTTCAAGGAGCTGACCGACCCGGCGGACGGGCTGCCCGAGGACAGCGTCGACCGCGACCGCATCCTGACCGACGTCTCGCTGTACTGGTTCACCGGCACGGCCGGGTCGGCGGCGCAGATCTACTACGAGGAGATCTCCGCGAACACCTGGGGCGAGACGGCCGCCGACCGGGACGAAGGCACGGGTGACGGCACCGCGGAAGACGCCGGGGAAAGCACCGGCGGCGGCGCCGAGGACGGCGCGGGCTGGGACGAAGGCAACGGAGGCTGGTCGGCCCTGCGCGGGACGGTGCCGACCGGCGTGCTGGTCTCGGTGCACGACGTCACCGTCCGGCGGTGGGCCGAGCGCGACCACAACGTCGTGCACTGGACCGAACTCGACAGGGGCGGCCATTTCCTCGCGATGGAGGCACCGGACCTGCTGGTCGACGACGTCCGGGAGTTCTTCCGGAAGGTGCGCTGA
- a CDS encoding helix-turn-helix transcriptional regulator, protein MKETSARLLRLLSLLQTRRDWSGAELADRLGVTTRTIRRDVERLRELGYPVHATRGTAGYRLGAGASLPPLLLDDDEAVAVTVGLRTAAGGSVAGIEETSLRALAKIEQVLPSRLRHRVNTLHTATVRVGGAGPAVSPDTLMAIADACRRRERLRLDYTSPRGGGTVRSVEPHSLVSFDRHWYLVAWDVDRDDWRTFRVDRLTPRPPAGPRFAPRRPPDGDVATYLAHRLSTRAWPVQATVTLHEPAQAVADRIWPGTGVVEAVDDRNCLLHVGAETPSALVWMITSVDADFTLTSGPPALADAFRAQAARCLHAVRATPSS, encoded by the coding sequence ATGAAGGAGACCTCCGCACGGCTGCTCAGACTGCTGTCGCTCCTGCAGACCCGTCGCGACTGGTCCGGCGCCGAACTCGCCGACCGGCTGGGCGTCACCACGCGCACGATCCGCAGGGACGTGGAGCGGCTGCGTGAGCTCGGCTATCCGGTGCACGCCACCCGGGGCACCGCCGGCTACCGGTTGGGGGCCGGCGCCTCGCTCCCACCGCTGCTGCTCGACGACGACGAGGCGGTCGCCGTGACGGTCGGGCTCCGCACGGCGGCGGGCGGCTCGGTGGCCGGGATCGAGGAGACCTCGCTGCGGGCGCTCGCCAAGATCGAGCAGGTGTTGCCGTCCCGGTTGCGCCACCGGGTGAACACGCTGCACACGGCGACCGTCCGGGTCGGCGGTGCCGGGCCGGCGGTGAGCCCGGACACGCTGATGGCGATCGCCGACGCCTGCCGGCGCCGCGAACGGCTGCGCTTGGACTACACCAGCCCGCGCGGCGGCGGCACGGTCCGGTCCGTCGAGCCGCACAGCCTGGTCAGCTTCGACCGGCACTGGTATCTCGTCGCCTGGGACGTCGACCGCGACGACTGGCGCACCTTCCGGGTGGACCGGCTGACCCCCCGTCCCCCGGCCGGTCCGAGGTTCGCCCCCAGGCGACCCCCGGACGGCGACGTCGCGACCTACCTGGCCCACCGGTTGTCCACGCGGGCCTGGCCGGTCCAGGCGACCGTCACCCTGCACGAACCCGCCCAGGCCGTGGCCGACCGGATCTGGCCGGGGACGGGCGTCGTCGAGGCCGTCGACGACCGCAACTGCCTGCTGCACGTCGGCGCCGAGACCCCGTCCGCGCTCGTCTGGATGATCACTTCGGTGGACGCCGACTTCACCCTCACCAGCGGCCCGCCCGCACTCGCCGACGCCTTCCGTGCCCAGGCCGCCCGCTGCCTGCACGCCGTGCGGGCGACACCGTCGTCCTGA
- a CDS encoding YqjF family protein, with product MTFVHWRYPAALVQPLLPRGLTVEEFDGSAWVGLTPFLMEDVRLPGVPALPWMSRFPETNVRTYVRDARGRGGLWFLSLDAGRLFAMLGGRAGYRLPYHWSDMSVRAEGDRIGYRCRRRLPGPPGARCDAVVELGPSLADSDRDELTDFLTERYRLFTVIGGGLACAEVEHAPWPLRRVRLVRLDQDLVRAGGLPAPGHEPILHASAGVRVRVGMWSRVKEGGSPV from the coding sequence ATGACCTTCGTGCACTGGCGCTACCCAGCGGCCCTGGTGCAGCCGCTGCTGCCCCGCGGGCTCACGGTGGAGGAGTTCGACGGCTCGGCCTGGGTCGGCCTGACCCCCTTCCTCATGGAGGACGTGCGGCTGCCGGGCGTACCGGCGCTGCCGTGGATGTCGAGGTTCCCCGAGACGAACGTGCGCACATACGTGCGGGACGCCCGGGGACGCGGCGGACTGTGGTTCCTGTCGCTGGACGCCGGGCGCCTCTTCGCGATGCTCGGCGGCCGGGCCGGATACCGGTTGCCGTACCACTGGTCCGACATGTCGGTGCGGGCCGAGGGCGACCGGATCGGCTACCGCTGCCGGCGCCGCCTGCCCGGCCCGCCCGGTGCCCGGTGCGATGCGGTGGTGGAACTGGGGCCGTCGCTGGCCGACTCCGACCGGGACGAACTGACGGACTTCCTCACCGAACGCTACCGGTTGTTCACGGTCATCGGGGGCGGGCTGGCCTGCGCCGAGGTCGAGCACGCGCCGTGGCCGCTGCGCCGCGTCCGGCTGGTCCGCCTCGACCAGGACCTCGTCCGGGCCGGAGGGCTCCCCGCTCCCGGCCACGAGCCGATCCTGCACGCCTCTGCGGGCGTGCGGGTGCGGGTGGGGATGTGGAGCCGGGTGAAGGAGGGGGGTTCCCCGGTGTGA
- a CDS encoding glyoxalase, whose translation MSEPEVRPNETTVPLMPCASVEETLAFYEALGFEATHRQSKPYVYLALQWSGFQLHFGPAPKGLDPAREESGGCLVMVDAVAPYHAAFVAAMRRVHGKVLSSGLPRITRYRPGASRFTLIDPSGNSIIFIQRDEPAELEYGGSKKLTGLARALDNARILREFKNDDLQAFRALKSAVRRHGADAPVAARAVALCHLIDLAMVLGEPTDPWAADLRGLELTADDRQRIESELGHLAELQEWLP comes from the coding sequence GTGAGTGAGCCCGAGGTTCGGCCGAACGAGACGACGGTGCCGTTGATGCCGTGCGCGTCCGTGGAAGAGACTCTGGCGTTCTATGAGGCGCTGGGATTCGAGGCGACCCACAGACAGAGCAAGCCCTATGTCTATCTGGCGCTGCAGTGGAGCGGATTCCAGCTGCACTTCGGCCCGGCCCCCAAGGGGCTGGACCCGGCCCGGGAGGAGTCCGGAGGGTGCCTGGTCATGGTCGACGCCGTGGCGCCGTACCATGCGGCGTTCGTCGCGGCGATGCGCCGGGTCCACGGGAAGGTGCTGAGTTCGGGCCTTCCGCGGATCACCCGCTACCGGCCGGGGGCGTCCCGGTTCACGCTGATCGATCCGTCCGGGAACTCGATCATATTCATCCAGCGTGACGAGCCGGCCGAACTGGAGTACGGCGGCTCGAAGAAGCTGACGGGCCTGGCCAGGGCACTCGACAACGCCCGGATCCTGCGTGAGTTCAAGAACGACGACCTGCAGGCTTTCCGTGCGCTCAAGTCCGCGGTGCGCAGGCACGGCGCGGACGCGCCGGTGGCCGCGCGGGCCGTCGCACTGTGCCACCTCATCGACCTGGCCATGGTCCTCGGCGAGCCCACCGATCCGTGGGCCGCCGATTTACGCGGTCTTGAGCTCACCGCCGACGACAGGCAGCGCATCGAGTCGGAACTGGGGCATCTCGCCGAGCTGCAGGAGTGGCTTCCCTGA